A region of uncultured Desulfobacter sp. DNA encodes the following proteins:
- a CDS encoding ABC transporter substrate-binding protein: MKRIFSLALMIFIMFCGTASAQKLVLMLDWFPNVDHMPVYVAEKSGYFAQQDLEVEILAPSETSDALKLAAAGQVDLAVSYEPQTIMAADAGLDVKAVAPLVVKPLTTLMFLDKSIKTPADLSGKKIGYTVPGLMDMLLKGFADINGITDYTPVNVGFTILPALASKQVSAIMGPFKTYETVTIRQQGVEPYIFELEKYGIPEYEELIFAAGSATLRKKENAVKAFVLAVHKALVYIQKNPDKALALYFKALPEVDKETETKAFALTAPNFAAPGQVSDPEKWQAFIDFSLKYGLIKNTVNPRDLIYNWHGRK, from the coding sequence ATGAAACGAATTTTTAGTCTGGCGCTGATGATTTTTATAATGTTTTGCGGCACTGCGTCGGCACAGAAACTTGTGCTCATGCTGGACTGGTTTCCCAACGTGGATCATATGCCTGTATACGTTGCCGAAAAATCAGGATATTTTGCACAACAGGATCTGGAGGTTGAGATCCTCGCCCCATCGGAGACATCCGATGCATTGAAACTTGCAGCCGCAGGCCAGGTGGATCTGGCCGTATCCTACGAACCCCAGACCATAATGGCTGCGGATGCAGGGCTTGACGTTAAAGCTGTCGCCCCCCTTGTGGTCAAGCCCCTGACTACCCTGATGTTCCTGGATAAATCCATAAAAACACCGGCGGATCTGTCCGGTAAAAAAATCGGGTACACCGTTCCCGGACTGATGGACATGCTGCTTAAAGGCTTTGCCGATATTAACGGAATTACGGACTACACCCCGGTAAATGTGGGCTTCACAATCCTGCCGGCCCTGGCGTCCAAACAGGTTTCAGCCATTATGGGGCCCTTTAAAACCTACGAAACGGTAACTATTCGGCAGCAAGGGGTTGAACCTTACATTTTTGAACTTGAAAAGTACGGTATTCCGGAATACGAAGAGCTGATTTTCGCGGCAGGATCCGCCACCCTTAGAAAAAAAGAAAACGCTGTTAAGGCATTTGTCCTGGCTGTCCACAAGGCCCTGGTTTACATTCAAAAGAATCCTGACAAAGCCCTGGCCCTCTACTTTAAGGCCCTGCCCGAAGTGGACAAAGAGACGGAAACAAAAGCATTTGCCCTGACAGCACCGAATTTTGCCGCTCCGGGCCAGGTCAGCGACCCTGAAAAATGGCAGGCATTTATAGATTTCAGTTTGAAATACGGCCTGATTAAAAATACGGTCAATCCCCGGGATCTTATTTATAACTGGCATGGCCGTAAATAA
- a CDS encoding ABC transporter permease: protein MRWSDTIFPAILTLGILALWEILVRAMNIPAYILPPPSAIGLCAVTKAPLIWPHALATALEIMLGIVLALLTSIPLAIFMFARPGIERGLSPFLVASQAVPVFALAPVLVIWLGYGIWSKVFMAWVIIFFPITMSLLSGLKSCDPDFRKLFTLMGAGFWMKLRLLYWPWALPQFFSGLKVGVTVATIGAVIGEWVGAQKGLGYLMIQSNARLNTDLVFACILWLSVMGLGLWALVGFVEKRMVTWKNS from the coding sequence GTGAGATGGTCTGATACAATATTTCCGGCAATCCTGACACTTGGCATACTGGCTTTGTGGGAGATCCTTGTGCGGGCCATGAATATCCCGGCATATATCCTTCCTCCGCCATCGGCCATCGGTCTTTGTGCCGTGACCAAAGCGCCTTTGATCTGGCCCCATGCCCTGGCCACGGCCCTGGAAATCATGCTGGGCATTGTACTGGCGCTTTTAACATCCATTCCTTTGGCCATATTCATGTTTGCCCGGCCCGGCATTGAAAGAGGCCTTTCCCCGTTTCTGGTGGCATCCCAGGCCGTGCCGGTGTTTGCCCTGGCACCTGTGCTGGTGATCTGGCTGGGCTACGGCATCTGGTCCAAGGTGTTCATGGCATGGGTGATCATTTTTTTCCCCATTACCATGAGCCTGTTGTCCGGCCTGAAAAGCTGCGACCCGGACTTTCGCAAACTGTTTACCCTGATGGGGGCCGGGTTTTGGATGAAACTGCGCCTGCTCTACTGGCCCTGGGCGTTGCCCCAGTTTTTTTCAGGGCTCAAGGTGGGCGTCACCGTGGCCACCATCGGCGCGGTCATCGGCGAATGGGTGGGGGCCCAGAAAGGCCTTGGATATCTGATGATCCAGTCCAATGCCCGGCTGAATACGGATCTGGTATTTGCCTGTATTCTCTGGCTTTCTGTTATGGGCCTTGGCCTGTGGGCATTGGTTGGTTTTGTTGAAAAACGAATGGTAACATGGAAGAATAGTTAA
- the thiM gene encoding hydroxyethylthiazole kinase, producing the protein MQLIAEQIASDIMMIRKNAPLVHNITNYVVMNNTANALLALGASPVMAHAEEEVQDMVKIASALVINIGTLSPAWIRAMVKAAETAKQMNIPIVLDPVGAGATPYRTQAAMQIIRNTPPDIIRGNGSEIMALNRAGVTTKGVDSSSAADQALDAAASLNAEYGSVVCITGAVDYIVDSNQTTKVANGHEMMPKVTGLGCTASALCGAFASVTSDMHRAAAHAMAVMGMAGEMAAQTANGPGSFQVAFIDALYRIDGTQANNERKI; encoded by the coding sequence ATGCAGTTAATCGCAGAACAGATTGCCAGCGATATTATGATGATCCGGAAGAACGCGCCCCTGGTCCACAACATCACCAATTACGTGGTGATGAACAATACGGCCAACGCCCTTCTGGCCCTTGGGGCATCACCGGTCATGGCCCATGCCGAAGAAGAGGTGCAGGACATGGTTAAAATCGCCTCGGCCCTGGTCATTAATATCGGAACCTTGAGTCCGGCCTGGATCAGGGCCATGGTCAAGGCCGCTGAAACGGCAAAGCAGATGAACATCCCCATTGTGCTGGACCCGGTGGGAGCCGGTGCCACACCCTACCGCACACAGGCGGCCATGCAGATCATCCGCAATACGCCCCCGGATATCATCCGGGGCAACGGGTCCGAAATCATGGCGCTGAACCGGGCCGGTGTGACCACCAAGGGCGTGGATTCAAGTTCGGCGGCAGATCAGGCCCTGGATGCCGCCGCAAGTCTGAACGCAGAATACGGCAGCGTGGTCTGTATCACCGGGGCCGTTGATTATATTGTGGACAGCAACCAGACCACTAAGGTGGCCAACGGCCATGAAATGATGCCTAAAGTCACAGGACTTGGCTGCACCGCCTCGGCCCTTTGCGGCGCATTTGCTTCAGTGACATCTGATATGCACAGGGCCGCCGCCCATGCCATGGCCGTCATGGGCATGGCCGGGGAGATGGCGGCCCAGACAGCCAATGGCCCGGGA